A region from the Geobacillus vulcani PSS1 genome encodes:
- the trpD gene encoding anthranilate phosphoribosyltransferase yields MLKQLLSKCAEGEALTEDEAYAAMNVIMSGEATDSQIASLLSMLRLRGETVDELVGFVRAMRDRMTAIEASDDVIDTCGTGGDGAATFNVSTAAAIVISSLGVKVAKHGNRAVSSKSGSADVLERLGIDIPTSPSAAKQALETKGLAFLFAPLYHAAMKHAAGPRKEIGFRTVFNLIGPLANPARCKRQVVGVYSTRYAEKLAEAMRRLGSKHVLFVTGRDGLDECSIAAETDVVELKDGAIRRFVIAPEDVGLPRGKLADVQVRDPAESAALLEAVMAGTAPESAINIVVLNAGAALYAAGKAETIAEGVARAKEALLSKTAYEQLQRLRAKEVVHDA; encoded by the coding sequence ATGTTGAAGCAGCTGCTTTCGAAATGTGCGGAAGGAGAAGCGTTGACGGAGGACGAAGCGTATGCGGCGATGAATGTCATCATGTCCGGCGAGGCGACGGACAGTCAAATCGCCAGTCTGTTGTCCATGCTCCGCCTGCGCGGAGAGACGGTCGATGAGCTCGTCGGATTTGTGCGGGCCATGCGCGACCGGATGACTGCCATTGAGGCTAGTGATGATGTCATCGATACGTGCGGCACGGGCGGCGATGGGGCGGCGACATTCAACGTTTCCACCGCCGCGGCGATCGTCATTTCATCGCTCGGTGTCAAAGTCGCTAAGCACGGCAACCGCGCTGTTTCGTCAAAAAGTGGCAGCGCCGATGTGCTCGAGCGGCTCGGCATCGACATTCCAACGTCGCCGTCGGCGGCCAAACAGGCGTTGGAAACGAAAGGGTTGGCGTTTTTGTTCGCCCCGCTCTATCACGCGGCGATGAAACACGCCGCCGGGCCGCGGAAGGAAATCGGGTTCCGCACCGTTTTCAACTTGATCGGCCCGCTCGCCAATCCGGCGCGTTGCAAGCGGCAAGTCGTCGGCGTCTATTCGACCCGCTACGCTGAGAAATTGGCGGAGGCGATGCGCCGCCTCGGCTCGAAACATGTGTTGTTTGTCACCGGGCGCGATGGGCTTGATGAATGCAGCATTGCGGCAGAAACGGATGTTGTGGAATTGAAAGACGGGGCGATCCGCCGCTTTGTCATCGCTCCAGAAGATGTTGGCTTGCCGCGCGGCAAGCTTGCCGATGTGCAAGTGCGCGATCCGGCAGAGAGCGCCGCGCTTCTTGAGGCGGTGATGGCGGGAACAGCGCCGGAGAGCGCCATCAATATCGTTGTGCTGAATGCCGGCGCCGCTCTGTATGCCGCCGGCAAAGCAGAAACGATTGCCGAAGGAGTGGCGAGAGCGAAAGAGGCACTTTTGTCCAAAACCGCATACGAACAACTGCAACGCCTGCGGGCGAAGGAAGTGGTTCATGATGCTTAG
- the trpC gene encoding indole-3-glycerol phosphate synthase TrpC, with product MLREILAAKREEVETLTLPAPWPERKRRPLAAALRRPRRMLGLIAEVKKASPSKGIIRPDFDPVAIAKAYERAGADAISVLTDERYFQGHRRYLQAVKEAVNVPVLRKDFIIDRRQVEESARLGADAILLIGEALPPETLEELYHEAYSSGIECLVEVHAKETLERIFDRFTPEIVGINNRDLHTFVTTLEATKTLAPLIPPSCIIVSESGIGSYNDVKTVESYGAQAMLVGESLMRQDDVERAVYRLFGEEDGDDSN from the coding sequence ATGCTTAGGGAAATTTTAGCAGCCAAACGGGAAGAAGTGGAAACGTTGACGCTGCCGGCGCCATGGCCAGAGCGAAAGCGCCGACCATTGGCAGCGGCGCTCCGCCGGCCGCGGCGGATGCTTGGCTTGATCGCTGAGGTGAAAAAAGCGTCGCCGTCAAAAGGCATCATTCGCCCGGATTTTGACCCGGTGGCCATCGCGAAAGCGTATGAACGCGCCGGTGCCGACGCCATCAGCGTGCTGACGGATGAACGGTATTTCCAAGGGCATCGCCGCTATTTGCAAGCGGTGAAAGAAGCGGTTAATGTTCCCGTGCTCCGCAAAGATTTCATCATCGATCGGCGGCAAGTCGAAGAAAGCGCCCGACTCGGGGCGGATGCGATTTTATTGATCGGCGAGGCGCTCCCACCGGAAACACTTGAGGAGCTCTATCATGAAGCGTACAGCTCGGGGATCGAATGTCTGGTCGAAGTGCATGCGAAAGAGACGCTCGAGCGGATTTTCGATCGGTTTACGCCGGAGATCGTCGGCATCAACAACCGCGACTTGCATACCTTTGTGACAACGCTTGAGGCGACCAAAACGCTCGCTCCGCTCATCCCGCCATCGTGCATCATCGTCAGCGAAAGCGGGATCGGTTCCTACAACGATGTGAAGACGGTTGAATCGTATGGAGCACAGGCCATGCTCGTCGGCGAGTCGCTCATGCGCCAAGACGATGTGGAGCGGGCGGTCTATCGGCTGTTTGGGGAGGAAGATGGGGATGATTCGAATTAA
- a CDS encoding phosphoribosylanthranilate isomerase: protein MIRIKYCGNRSAEDVQAAIVSGADYLGFIFAESKRNVSPSEVQQWLAPHELGAKQLVGVFVNAPVEQIAAVAAELPLHVIQCHGRETPAELAAVKETVPFSVWKTIHHGDRALAAMRQYAGIADGYVVDSRVAGAWGGTGIAFDWTAVPGYLEEAARQGVPCFIAGGITPDNIDRLLVYRPDGIDISSGIETDGRKDPAKMKQIEEKIKHHEC, encoded by the coding sequence ATGATTCGAATTAAATATTGCGGCAACCGTTCGGCTGAAGACGTGCAGGCTGCTATCGTGAGCGGGGCTGATTACCTCGGTTTTATTTTCGCCGAAAGCAAGCGGAACGTCTCTCCGAGTGAAGTGCAACAGTGGCTTGCGCCCCATGAGCTTGGCGCCAAACAGCTTGTCGGCGTCTTTGTCAACGCTCCCGTTGAACAGATCGCCGCTGTCGCCGCCGAGCTGCCGCTTCATGTCATCCAATGCCACGGCCGGGAAACGCCGGCGGAGCTGGCGGCAGTGAAAGAGACGGTGCCGTTTTCCGTCTGGAAGACAATCCACCATGGCGATAGGGCGCTTGCGGCGATGAGGCAGTACGCTGGCATTGCCGATGGCTACGTTGTCGACAGCCGCGTCGCCGGCGCCTGGGGGGGGACGGGCATCGCCTTTGACTGGACGGCAGTGCCAGGCTATTTGGAAGAGGCGGCCCGCCAAGGCGTGCCATGCTTCATTGCCGGCGGCATCACTCCGGACAATATTGATCGGCTGCTTGTCTATCGACCAGATGGCATCGATATCAGCAGCGGCATTGAAACGGATGGACGCAAAGATCCAGCGAAGATGAAGCAAATCGAAGAAAAAATCAAACATCACGAGTGTTGA
- the trpB gene encoding tryptophan synthase subunit beta yields MIEHVPNEYGRFGDFGGKFVPETLMLPLEEIEAELDKALADESFKQEYIRILQHYSGRPTPLTFASNLTQRLGGAKIYLKREDLNHTGAHKINNAIGQALLAKRMGKKKLIAETGAGQHGVAAATVAAHFGMDCIVFMGEEDMKRQELNVFRMKLLGAEVVPVSSGNRTLKDATNEAIRYWVAHCDDHFYMIGSVVGPHPYPKMVREFQRVIGDEAKEQFLAREGKLPDVIVACVGGGSNAIGMFYPFLQDDVRLVGVEAAGKGIDTPHHAATITKGTKGVIHGAMTYLLQDEYGQILEPYSISAGLDYPGVGPEHAYLASIGRVCYESATDEEAIAAFQLLAQTEGIIPAIESAHAVAKAVELARRMPTDETVLICLSGRGDKDVQTMMRYLGAKEGEDIAAVR; encoded by the coding sequence ATGATCGAACACGTTCCGAATGAATACGGCCGGTTTGGCGATTTCGGCGGCAAGTTTGTCCCTGAGACGCTCATGCTTCCGCTTGAAGAAATCGAAGCGGAGCTTGACAAAGCGCTTGCCGATGAATCGTTCAAACAAGAATACATTCGCATTTTGCAGCATTACTCCGGCCGTCCGACTCCGCTCACATTCGCGTCGAATTTGACACAACGGCTTGGGGGCGCGAAAATTTATTTAAAGCGCGAAGATTTAAACCATACGGGCGCCCATAAAATCAACAACGCGATCGGCCAGGCGCTTTTGGCAAAACGGATGGGCAAGAAAAAGCTGATCGCGGAAACCGGCGCCGGCCAGCACGGCGTCGCCGCGGCGACGGTAGCCGCTCATTTCGGCATGGACTGCATCGTCTTTATGGGCGAAGAAGACATGAAGCGCCAGGAGCTGAACGTATTTCGCATGAAGCTGTTGGGCGCCGAAGTCGTGCCGGTTTCAAGCGGCAATCGAACATTGAAAGATGCGACGAACGAAGCGATTCGCTATTGGGTCGCCCACTGCGACGACCATTTTTACATGATCGGCTCGGTCGTCGGTCCGCATCCGTATCCGAAAATGGTGCGCGAGTTTCAGCGTGTGATTGGCGATGAAGCGAAAGAACAGTTTCTCGCCCGTGAAGGGAAGCTGCCGGATGTCATCGTCGCCTGTGTCGGCGGCGGCAGCAACGCCATCGGCATGTTTTACCCGTTTTTGCAAGATGACGTCCGTCTTGTCGGCGTCGAAGCGGCCGGCAAAGGGATCGACACTCCGCACCATGCGGCGACCATCACCAAAGGGACGAAAGGAGTCATCCACGGGGCGATGACCTACCTATTGCAAGACGAGTACGGGCAAATTCTCGAGCCGTATTCGATTTCTGCCGGCTTGGATTACCCCGGCGTCGGGCCGGAACATGCGTATTTGGCGAGCATTGGCCGCGTCTGCTACGAAAGCGCGACCGATGAAGAAGCGATCGCCGCGTTCCAATTGTTGGCGCAAACAGAGGGCATCATTCCAGCCATCGAATCGGCCCATGCAGTGGCAAAAGCGGTTGAACTCGCCCGCCGGATGCCCACGGATGAAACGGTGCTGATTTGCCTGTCCGGCCGCGGCGATAAAGATGTGCAAACGATGATGCGCTATCTTGGCGCGAAGGAAGGTGAAGACATTGCCGCTGTCCGTTAA
- the trpA gene encoding tryptophan synthase subunit alpha, which translates to MPLSVNPPLFIPFIVAGDPTPAVTIDLALALEEAGADILELGVPYSDPLADGPTIQRAAARALDGGMTLPKAIQLIGEMRKKGVNIPIILFTYYNPVLQLGEESFFALAQENGADGVLIPDLPFEESGPLRELSERFDIPLISLVAPTSKQRIERIASAAQGFLYCVSSLGVTGVRETLPETLGDFLREVKRHSRVPVAVGFGVSAPEQVAMLKEVCDGVVVGSALVQKVEQLAPRLQALDERGAAVAEFAAYARSLAAPLREPCSSR; encoded by the coding sequence TTGCCGCTGTCCGTTAATCCGCCGCTATTTATCCCGTTTATCGTCGCCGGTGACCCGACCCCCGCTGTGACGATCGATCTCGCCTTGGCGCTTGAGGAAGCCGGTGCTGACATATTGGAGCTTGGCGTGCCGTACTCGGACCCGCTCGCTGATGGACCGACGATTCAACGCGCCGCCGCAAGGGCGCTTGACGGGGGCATGACGCTGCCGAAAGCCATTCAGCTTATTGGCGAGATGCGAAAAAAAGGGGTAAACATTCCGATTATTCTCTTTACGTATTACAATCCTGTGTTACAATTAGGAGAAGAATCCTTTTTTGCTTTAGCGCAGGAAAATGGCGCCGACGGCGTGCTCATCCCGGATTTGCCGTTTGAGGAAAGCGGTCCGCTCCGCGAACTTAGTGAACGGTTTGACATCCCGCTCATTTCGCTTGTCGCACCGACGTCGAAGCAACGGATCGAACGGATCGCTTCGGCGGCGCAAGGATTTTTGTACTGCGTCTCCTCGCTTGGCGTCACCGGCGTGCGCGAGACGCTGCCGGAGACGCTCGGCGACTTCCTCCGTGAAGTGAAGCGGCATAGCCGCGTCCCGGTCGCCGTTGGCTTTGGCGTTTCGGCGCCGGAGCAAGTCGCGATGTTAAAAGAGGTGTGCGACGGCGTTGTCGTCGGCAGCGCGCTTGTGCAAAAAGTCGAGCAGCTGGCTCCGAGGCTGCAGGCGCTGGATGAAAGGGGAGCAGCCGTCGCCGAGTTTGCTGCCTATGCCCGTTCGCTTGCCGCGCCGCTTCGGGAGCCGTGTTCTTCGCGCTAA
- the hisC gene encoding histidinol-phosphate transaminase, producing the protein MQVKESLRGLSPYQPGKSIEEVKREYGLSEIIKLASNENPYGSSPAAKVAIAAELDRLAVYPDGYARTLREKVAKHLGVKETQLLFGNGSDEVVQIFCRAFLEPGTNTVMAAPTFPQYRHNAVIERAEVREVPLVDGRHDLEAMLAAIDENTRIVWICNPNNPTGTYVNDTELRFFLDRVPPHVLVVVDEAYYEYATAPDYPQTVPLLNEYEQLVVMRTFSKAYGLAALRVGYGVASETLIRAVEPAREPFNTSTIAQAAAAAALDDQAFIRACVERNRAELERYYRFCEENGLKYYPSQTNFLFIDFGLDGDEVFRYLLERGVIVRSGQALGLPTGVRVTVGTKEQNDRVLELVLQLLREKQLA; encoded by the coding sequence ATGCAAGTAAAGGAATCGCTCCGGGGGCTTTCTCCGTACCAGCCGGGAAAATCGATCGAAGAAGTCAAGCGGGAATATGGCTTGTCTGAGATTATCAAACTTGCTTCTAACGAGAATCCGTACGGTTCGTCGCCAGCGGCAAAAGTAGCCATCGCCGCTGAGCTTGACCGTCTCGCCGTCTATCCGGACGGTTACGCCCGCACGTTGCGCGAAAAAGTGGCGAAGCATCTTGGTGTCAAGGAAACACAGCTTCTGTTTGGCAACGGTTCGGATGAGGTGGTGCAAATTTTTTGCCGCGCCTTTTTAGAGCCGGGGACAAACACGGTCATGGCGGCGCCGACGTTCCCGCAATACCGGCACAACGCCGTCATCGAGCGGGCTGAGGTGCGCGAAGTGCCGCTCGTTGACGGACGGCACGACTTAGAGGCGATGCTTGCGGCCATCGATGAAAACACGCGCATCGTTTGGATTTGCAACCCGAACAACCCGACGGGCACGTATGTGAATGACACCGAGCTGCGCTTCTTTTTGGATCGCGTGCCGCCGCACGTGCTCGTGGTCGTGGATGAAGCGTACTACGAATATGCGACGGCGCCCGACTACCCGCAAACGGTGCCGCTGTTAAACGAGTACGAGCAGCTTGTCGTCATGCGCACGTTCTCGAAAGCATACGGGCTCGCTGCGCTCCGCGTCGGCTACGGCGTGGCGAGCGAGACGCTCATCCGCGCCGTCGAGCCAGCGCGCGAGCCGTTTAACACGTCGACCATCGCCCAAGCGGCCGCGGCGGCCGCCCTTGACGATCAAGCGTTCATCCGCGCCTGCGTCGAACGAAATCGTGCTGAGCTTGAACGGTATTATCGCTTTTGCGAGGAGAACGGTCTGAAGTATTACCCGTCGCAAACAAACTTTTTGTTCATTGATTTCGGGTTGGATGGCGACGAAGTGTTCCGATATTTGCTTGAGCGAGGCGTCATTGTCCGCTCCGGTCAAGCGCTTGGGCTGCCGACCGGCGTGCGCGTGACTGTTGGCACGAAAGAGCAAAACGACCGGGTGTTGGAACTCGTTTTGCAACTGCTTCGGGAAAAACAGCTCGCTTGA
- a CDS encoding prephenate dehydrogenase, with product MEGNVFIVGLGLIGGSIALAIKKAHPEAVIIGYDVNERQLGLARSLKVIDEAARSLAEAYERADLIVLAAPVMQTEALLSSMPLERLKPGVIVTDVGSTKRRIVERARRLLECGVAFIGGHPMAGSHKSGVAAARAHLFENAFYILTPTDDVPSQQVEALKQWLAGTKAQFVILTPEEHDRITGVISHFPHLIAASLVHQAREYECENALVSRLAAGGFRDITRIASSNPEMWRDILIHNKREMLALFDRWMAEMEKLRSFVEEENSPAIYHYFLEAKQFRDGLPTRTKGAIPSFYDLYVDVPDYPGVISEVTGYLAEENISITNIRIIETREEIYGVLRLSFQSEDDRARAKACLAKHTSYAIYEG from the coding sequence TTGGAAGGAAACGTGTTCATTGTCGGCCTCGGCTTGATCGGCGGATCGATTGCACTGGCGATTAAAAAAGCGCATCCGGAGGCGGTGATCATCGGCTACGATGTCAATGAGCGGCAGCTCGGTCTGGCCCGTTCGCTCAAAGTCATCGATGAAGCCGCACGCTCATTGGCAGAAGCGTACGAACGGGCGGATTTGATCGTTTTGGCCGCCCCGGTCATGCAGACGGAGGCGCTGCTTTCATCCATGCCGCTTGAGCGGCTGAAGCCGGGCGTCATTGTGACGGATGTGGGCAGCACAAAGCGGCGCATCGTCGAACGGGCGCGCCGCCTGCTTGAGTGCGGCGTGGCTTTCATCGGCGGCCATCCGATGGCCGGGTCGCATAAAAGCGGGGTGGCGGCGGCTAGAGCTCACCTGTTTGAAAACGCCTTTTACATTTTGACGCCGACGGACGATGTGCCGTCGCAGCAAGTCGAAGCGTTGAAACAGTGGCTTGCGGGAACGAAAGCACAGTTTGTCATCTTGACGCCCGAGGAACATGACCGCATCACCGGGGTCATCAGCCATTTTCCGCATCTGATTGCAGCGAGCCTCGTCCACCAGGCGCGCGAGTACGAGTGCGAAAATGCGCTTGTCAGCCGGCTGGCGGCCGGGGGCTTCCGCGACATCACCCGCATTGCGTCGAGCAATCCGGAAATGTGGCGCGATATCTTGATCCATAATAAGCGGGAGATGCTGGCTTTGTTTGACCGATGGATGGCGGAGATGGAAAAGCTTCGCTCCTTTGTCGAAGAGGAAAACAGCCCGGCCATTTACCATTACTTTCTGGAAGCCAAGCAGTTTCGCGACGGACTGCCGACACGGACAAAGGGGGCGATTCCGTCGTTTTACGATTTGTATGTCGACGTGCCGGATTATCCGGGCGTCATCTCCGAAGTGACCGGCTATTTGGCCGAGGAAAACATCAGCATCACGAACATCCGCATCATTGAAACGCGCGAAGAAATTTACGGCGTGCTCCGCCTCAGCTTCCAAAGCGAAGACGATCGGGCGCGGGCGAAAGCGTGCCTTGCGAAACATACGAGCTACGCCATCTATGAAGGATAG
- the aroA gene encoding 3-phosphoshikimate 1-carboxyvinyltransferase produces the protein MQLPTNVSSLRGTIEVPGDKSISHRAVMLGALASGRTVIDHFLPGADCLSTIDCFRKLGVDIRRDGTTVVVEGTGPDGLREPAAVLDVGNSGTTARLLLGILAGQPFHACLVGDESIAKRPMGRVTEPLRQMGARIDGREGGHYTPLSIRGGALRPLRYTSPVASAQVKSAVLLAGLFADGVTSVTEPHRSRDHTERMIRLFGGEVGVDGLTVSVAGPQRLRGTHVYVPGDISSAAFFLVAGAIAPNSEIVLKNVGLNPTRTGIIDVLAQMGADIAIDNVRHEETEPVGDITVRTSTLRAVEIGGDLIPRLIDEIPIIALLATQAEGTTVIKDASELKVKETNRINTVVTELKKFGADIEATDDGMIIRGKTPLYADGIVVDSHGDHRIGMMLAVAACIAKGTVRLERSEAVAVSYPTFFADLRSLL, from the coding sequence ATGCAGCTGCCAACGAACGTATCATCACTCCGGGGAACGATTGAGGTGCCCGGCGACAAATCCATTTCCCATCGCGCTGTCATGCTTGGGGCGCTTGCTTCTGGACGAACGGTGATTGACCATTTTTTGCCTGGGGCGGATTGTTTAAGCACCATTGATTGTTTTCGTAAACTTGGCGTCGACATTCGCCGAGACGGAACGACCGTTGTTGTCGAAGGAACCGGCCCTGATGGATTGCGTGAGCCCGCCGCTGTGCTTGATGTCGGCAACTCTGGGACGACCGCGCGCCTGTTGCTTGGCATTTTGGCCGGCCAGCCGTTTCACGCCTGCTTGGTCGGCGACGAATCGATCGCCAAGCGGCCGATGGGGCGAGTGACGGAGCCGCTTCGCCAAATGGGGGCACGCATTGACGGACGTGAAGGAGGGCATTATACGCCGCTTTCGATTCGCGGCGGCGCGCTTCGCCCGCTCCGTTACACTTCGCCGGTGGCGAGCGCACAAGTCAAATCAGCCGTTTTGCTTGCAGGCTTGTTCGCCGACGGCGTAACGTCGGTCACCGAGCCGCACCGCTCGCGCGACCATACGGAGCGGATGATTCGATTGTTCGGCGGCGAGGTGGGTGTCGACGGTTTGACGGTTTCGGTCGCTGGGCCGCAGCGCTTGCGCGGGACGCACGTTTACGTTCCCGGCGATATTTCGTCAGCCGCCTTTTTCCTTGTCGCCGGCGCCATTGCGCCAAACAGCGAAATTGTGCTGAAAAACGTGGGCTTAAATCCAACGCGGACCGGCATCATCGATGTGCTTGCACAAATGGGGGCGGATATTGCGATTGACAACGTCCGCCACGAGGAAACCGAGCCGGTCGGTGACATTACGGTCCGCACGTCGACGCTTCGAGCAGTCGAAATCGGAGGGGATCTGATTCCAAGATTGATCGACGAGATTCCGATCATTGCCTTGCTCGCGACGCAGGCGGAAGGAACGACCGTCATCAAAGACGCGAGCGAATTGAAGGTGAAAGAGACGAATCGGATCAATACGGTCGTCACCGAGTTGAAAAAATTCGGCGCCGACATCGAAGCAACCGACGATGGTATGATCATCCGCGGCAAAACGCCGCTTTATGCCGACGGGATTGTTGTCGACAGTCATGGCGACCACCGCATCGGCATGATGCTCGCCGTTGCTGCCTGCATCGCCAAAGGGACGGTCCGTCTCGAGCGTTCGGAAGCGGTCGCCGTTTCCTATCCGACGTTTTTTGCTGATCTCCGTTCGCTGCTGTAA
- a CDS encoding tetratricopeptide repeat protein, with translation MTRVEQIIRLVENGNVDQALTLVPKVKKYGSDEEKYALADCLYGWGMPEEAKELLEELAARYPDDSDIRLFLAEVYTELEAEEEALAILSEIDEDDPQFVRACLLAADLYEMQGLAEVSERKLRQAYEKAPDEPIVQFALAELYFSHGEYTKSVPLYEQVRKTNKEMAGVLITERIAEALSRSGEFEAALPYYEEALNEKMDSRTLFAYGFTALQAGYTQTAIDKLSALKELDPDYTSLYLYLAKAYEQEGRLVQSYETALEGIGVDEWNKELRLYAGKLALKLNKPEEAEEHLKKALEIDGGYIEALTVLSALWLNEQRYEDVVALLEQAMADGEYDPQFEWDLGRAKHRLEMYDDALNHYGEAYNFFKHNVEFLEEYGYFLIEEGNRAAAKEIFQQIVRLDPTHTEAAEMLLELEE, from the coding sequence ATGACACGCGTCGAACAAATCATTCGCTTAGTGGAAAACGGAAACGTCGACCAAGCATTGACGCTCGTGCCGAAAGTGAAAAAATATGGAAGTGATGAAGAAAAATACGCGCTCGCTGACTGTTTGTACGGATGGGGAATGCCGGAAGAGGCAAAGGAGCTGCTTGAGGAGCTGGCTGCCCGCTATCCGGATGACAGCGACATTCGCTTGTTTTTGGCGGAAGTGTATACGGAGCTTGAAGCCGAAGAGGAAGCGCTCGCCATTTTGTCGGAGATCGACGAAGACGATCCGCAGTTTGTCCGCGCGTGCCTTCTTGCCGCCGATTTGTACGAAATGCAAGGACTGGCGGAAGTGAGCGAGCGGAAGCTGCGTCAAGCGTACGAGAAAGCCCCAGATGAGCCGATCGTGCAGTTTGCGTTGGCTGAGCTGTATTTTTCGCACGGTGAATACACAAAAAGCGTGCCGCTTTATGAACAGGTGCGGAAGACGAACAAGGAGATGGCTGGCGTCTTAATTACCGAGAGGATCGCTGAGGCGCTCAGCCGTTCCGGGGAATTCGAGGCGGCGCTTCCGTATTATGAGGAGGCGCTTAATGAAAAAATGGACAGCCGGACGCTGTTCGCCTACGGATTCACTGCGTTGCAGGCCGGCTATACACAAACGGCCATCGATAAGCTCAGCGCTTTAAAAGAGCTCGATCCGGATTACACTTCGCTTTACCTTTATTTGGCGAAAGCGTATGAACAAGAAGGGCGGCTCGTGCAAAGCTATGAGACGGCGCTTGAGGGCATCGGCGTCGACGAATGGAACAAAGAGCTCCGCCTTTACGCCGGCAAACTGGCGCTCAAGCTGAACAAGCCGGAGGAGGCAGAGGAACACTTGAAAAAGGCGCTTGAGATCGATGGCGGATACATCGAGGCGCTCACGGTTTTATCGGCGCTTTGGCTAAACGAACAGCGCTATGAGGATGTCGTCGCGCTTCTTGAGCAGGCGATGGCCGATGGCGAGTACGATCCGCAGTTCGAATGGGACCTTGGGCGCGCCAAACATCGGCTTGAGATGTACGACGATGCATTAAATCATTACGGCGAGGCATATAATTTCTTTAAGCACAATGTTGAGTTCCTCGAAGAGTACGGATATTTTCTCATCGAGGAAGGAAATCGGGCGGCGGCGAAAGAAATATTTCAACAGATCGTCCGTCTCGACCCAACCCATACGGAGGCGGCGGAGATGCTGCTTGAGCTCGAAGAGTAG
- a CDS encoding ReoY family proteolytic degradation factor, protein MTHVSVNEKKEFIRWFLSHYQLKRRECVWILNYLMSHDQLMQKVHFVENAQYCPRGIIMSTHCVDDVPFRFYKGNVMTTDAEKSFHDIRLNRDEDIYIQLNFRASFHSPQYVAVLEENPYAPKQAQVSENDQRLAEQFLERSIYEFRRGRLMKLIDEALDRHDEEAFRRLTDELNKL, encoded by the coding sequence ATGACGCACGTATCCGTCAATGAGAAAAAAGAGTTTATCCGTTGGTTTTTAAGCCATTACCAGTTAAAACGGCGCGAGTGTGTCTGGATTTTAAACTATTTGATGAGCCATGATCAGCTCATGCAAAAGGTGCATTTTGTCGAGAATGCCCAATATTGCCCGCGCGGCATCATTATGTCGACCCATTGCGTCGACGATGTGCCGTTCCGCTTTTACAAAGGCAATGTGATGACGACCGATGCAGAGAAATCGTTCCACGACATCCGTTTAAACCGCGACGAAGATATTTACATTCAACTGAATTTCCGCGCTTCTTTTCATTCGCCGCAATATGTCGCTGTGCTTGAGGAAAACCCGTATGCGCCGAAGCAGGCGCAAGTGAGCGAAAACGACCAGCGCCTTGCCGAGCAGTTTTTGGAACGCTCCATTTATGAATTCCGGCGCGGGCGGCTCATGAAGCTGATCGATGAGGCGCTTGACCGACATGATGAAGAGGCGTTCCGCCGCCTGACCGATGAATTAAACAAATTGTAA